A single region of the Pseudarthrobacter sp. NIBRBAC000502770 genome encodes:
- a CDS encoding relaxase/mobilization nuclease domain-containing protein, protein MIPNITQGDRMAGLMIYLAGPGRANEHEEPHLVAGDSALMAWHDDNELNRDAALDIANALDRAKQFFETEVDGGHVFHCSLSLAAEEGQLSEERWSAIANDFMKELDFTEDGGRAPARWVAVRHGLSKNGNDHIHIVASMVRDDGTKWNSWKSKYKSQQAARTLEKKYGLNAVGTLRAERGFTPAEQSKAIRHGLTEVERHSLARKVRVCAAASTDEAEFVRRARQEGMLVRPRYAAGRTDVVTGYSVAERPRKGERAVWFGGNSLGRDLALPKLRAEWESTPESAASAVAEWNAAARNRRPASPGRETLQPSAELWNKYANDVQALREKLATTPYGDHVAWAQAARETSAAFGAWSRRIEPTPGPLADAARELSKSAQLRRYPSRPAVALPSARGATMILLAATSKSDRAAYALMFRQLAQTARAIHDMHKATDDLRRVRGLSAAVVAAGRVVEASATAQTITARPLTMETLREQHPEASEEALRARLIAERSRGGSPVPTTLTKPDRTLQQAGSIRPEEPNRDQHPNPGIER, encoded by the coding sequence GTGATTCCGAACATTACCCAGGGCGACCGCATGGCGGGTCTGATGATCTACCTCGCGGGCCCGGGACGTGCAAACGAACACGAAGAACCGCACCTCGTTGCCGGCGATTCGGCGCTGATGGCCTGGCACGACGACAACGAGCTGAACCGCGACGCTGCCCTCGATATTGCCAACGCCCTGGACCGGGCCAAGCAGTTTTTCGAAACCGAGGTAGACGGCGGACACGTCTTCCACTGCTCACTGAGTTTGGCCGCAGAAGAAGGCCAGCTCAGCGAGGAGCGGTGGAGTGCCATCGCCAACGACTTCATGAAGGAACTGGACTTCACCGAGGACGGCGGAAGAGCCCCCGCCCGGTGGGTCGCGGTCCGTCACGGACTGAGCAAAAACGGCAACGACCACATCCACATCGTGGCCAGCATGGTCCGGGACGACGGCACCAAATGGAACAGCTGGAAGAGTAAATACAAGTCCCAGCAAGCTGCCAGGACACTGGAGAAGAAGTACGGGCTGAACGCTGTCGGGACCCTGCGCGCCGAGCGCGGATTCACCCCGGCTGAACAGTCCAAAGCCATCCGCCACGGACTGACGGAAGTTGAGCGGCACAGCCTCGCCCGCAAGGTGCGCGTCTGCGCCGCAGCATCGACAGATGAGGCAGAGTTTGTCCGCCGGGCACGCCAGGAGGGCATGCTCGTGCGCCCCCGCTACGCGGCCGGCCGCACCGACGTCGTGACCGGGTACTCCGTGGCCGAACGCCCCCGGAAGGGCGAGCGTGCCGTCTGGTTCGGCGGGAACTCCCTGGGTCGTGACCTCGCCCTGCCCAAGCTCCGGGCCGAGTGGGAAAGCACCCCGGAGTCAGCGGCGTCCGCTGTCGCGGAATGGAACGCCGCAGCACGCAACCGCAGACCGGCAAGCCCCGGCCGGGAGACCCTGCAGCCGTCGGCCGAGCTGTGGAACAAGTACGCCAACGACGTCCAGGCACTGCGCGAGAAGCTGGCCACGACCCCGTACGGTGACCACGTTGCCTGGGCGCAGGCAGCCCGCGAAACATCGGCAGCTTTCGGTGCATGGTCCAGACGCATCGAACCCACTCCCGGGCCGCTGGCGGACGCCGCACGGGAGCTGTCCAAATCAGCCCAGCTCCGGCGCTACCCGTCACGGCCGGCAGTTGCTTTGCCGTCGGCACGCGGGGCCACCATGATCCTCCTGGCCGCGACGTCCAAGAGCGACCGGGCCGCCTATGCTCTCATGTTCCGGCAGCTCGCCCAGACCGCCCGTGCCATCCACGACATGCACAAGGCCACCGATGACCTCCGCCGGGTCCGGGGCCTCTCCGCAGCCGTGGTCGCCGCCGGCAGGGTCGTTGAAGCCAGCGCCACCGCCCAAACCATCACGGCGCGGCCTCTGACCATGGAAACACTGCGGGAGCAGCACCCGGAAGCCAGCGAAGAAGCCCTCCGGGCACGGCTCATCGCGGAACGGTCACGGGGCGGCTCGCCCGTCCCCACGACACTCACTAAACCGGACCGAACACTGCAGCAGGCCGGGTCCATCCGGCCCGAAGAGCCGAACCGAGACCAGCATCCGAATCCAGGCATCGAGCGATAG
- a CDS encoding cation-translocating P-type ATPase: protein MPQTLKSTTVEVQGLQWATSKAIIEKVLGSQPGITAVDANAVAQTATVTFDPSRTSVEQISGWITDCGYHCRGQSVPKHICFPMEEPAAASATAAPATGEHHHGEHDGHAAHPASAQAVTDTGHEMPPGMTVPGHVHAPGPEPRSPQEMMGHGGHHGGMSMDDMVRDMRNRFLVAAVLSVGVTLFSPMGRDMLGFTAPTPFGLRDDVMALILSLPVIFYSAWIFFDGAYRALKARTLDMMVLVAIAVGAGWLYSLGVTLTGGGEVFYEAATVLTSFVLLGHWFEMRARGGANEAIRTLLELAPPVAVVIRDGEAVEVPTSEVQTGDLLLVRPGSKIPVDGEVEEGQSEVDESMVTGESLPVSKTVGSEVIGASINTTGTMRVRATKVGADTALAQIVALVQEAQNSKAPGQRLADRAAFWLVLVALIGGTVTFAAWLALGAGVQTALLFAITVVVITCPDALGLATPTAIMVGTGLGAKRGVLFKNATALETSARIDTVVMDKTGTLTKGEPEVTDVVVDGIDEIELLALVAAVEQESEHPLAAAVVRYAREQGAPVLAASEFLNVPGHGAGASVDGHRILVGNRKLMADQGIDLGALAAVRDDLAATGRTAVLAAVDGRAAAVIALADAARDTAAAAVTALHEAGIEVVMLTGDNEATARRIASQLGIDTVIAEVLPGDKSAKVAELQQAGKKVAMVGDGVNDAPALAQADLGIAIGAGTDVAIETADVVLMRSDPLDVPIALRIGKGTLRKMRQNLGWAVGYNAIALPIAAGVFAFAGVVLSPEIAALSMSGSSFLVAVNALLLKRLRLPRPGQPGAAPVAASRPLAPVPGR, encoded by the coding sequence ATGCCACAAACACTCAAAAGCACAACGGTCGAAGTCCAGGGTCTGCAATGGGCAACGTCCAAAGCCATCATCGAAAAAGTGCTCGGCAGTCAACCAGGCATCACCGCCGTTGATGCGAACGCTGTTGCCCAAACGGCCACGGTCACCTTCGACCCGTCCCGGACCTCCGTTGAGCAGATCAGCGGCTGGATCACCGATTGCGGCTACCACTGCCGTGGACAGTCAGTGCCGAAGCACATCTGCTTCCCCATGGAGGAACCGGCAGCCGCGTCGGCCACCGCCGCCCCGGCAACCGGCGAGCACCACCACGGCGAGCATGATGGTCACGCTGCCCACCCCGCGTCCGCGCAGGCGGTGACGGACACGGGTCATGAGATGCCTCCCGGCATGACTGTGCCTGGCCACGTGCACGCTCCCGGGCCAGAGCCGCGCAGCCCACAGGAGATGATGGGCCACGGCGGCCACCACGGCGGAATGTCGATGGATGACATGGTCCGGGACATGCGCAACAGGTTCCTTGTCGCCGCCGTCCTGTCTGTCGGCGTGACGCTGTTCTCCCCGATGGGCCGCGACATGCTCGGATTCACCGCCCCGACGCCGTTCGGCCTCCGCGACGACGTCATGGCCCTCATCCTTTCCCTGCCGGTGATCTTCTACTCCGCCTGGATCTTCTTCGACGGCGCCTACCGGGCGCTGAAGGCCCGCACCCTGGACATGATGGTGCTGGTCGCGATCGCCGTCGGAGCCGGCTGGCTCTACAGCCTCGGGGTCACGCTGACCGGCGGCGGCGAGGTGTTTTACGAGGCTGCCACCGTCCTGACATCCTTCGTGCTGCTTGGCCACTGGTTTGAAATGCGCGCCCGTGGCGGAGCCAACGAGGCCATTCGTACTCTGCTCGAACTGGCACCGCCGGTCGCGGTCGTCATCCGCGACGGCGAAGCCGTGGAAGTCCCCACATCCGAGGTCCAAACCGGCGACCTGCTACTCGTCCGCCCAGGGTCGAAGATCCCTGTCGACGGCGAGGTCGAGGAAGGACAGTCCGAGGTCGATGAATCGATGGTCACCGGCGAAAGCCTGCCAGTCAGCAAGACGGTCGGCTCGGAGGTGATCGGGGCATCGATCAACACCACCGGCACGATGCGGGTCCGCGCCACCAAGGTCGGCGCCGACACCGCCCTGGCCCAGATCGTCGCCCTCGTCCAGGAGGCCCAGAACTCCAAGGCCCCCGGGCAGCGCCTGGCCGACCGGGCCGCGTTCTGGCTGGTTCTGGTCGCCCTCATCGGAGGAACCGTGACCTTCGCTGCCTGGCTCGCCCTAGGCGCCGGAGTGCAGACAGCCCTGCTGTTCGCCATCACGGTCGTGGTCATCACCTGCCCCGATGCCCTGGGGCTGGCCACACCGACGGCCATCATGGTCGGCACCGGACTGGGCGCCAAACGAGGCGTGCTGTTCAAGAACGCCACGGCCCTGGAAACGTCGGCCCGGATCGACACCGTGGTCATGGATAAGACCGGGACCCTGACGAAGGGCGAACCCGAAGTGACCGACGTCGTCGTCGATGGCATCGACGAAATCGAACTCCTGGCCCTCGTCGCCGCCGTGGAGCAGGAATCCGAACACCCGCTGGCCGCCGCCGTCGTCCGGTATGCACGCGAGCAGGGTGCGCCTGTGCTGGCTGCCTCCGAGTTTCTGAACGTGCCCGGCCACGGCGCCGGAGCCTCCGTCGACGGACACAGGATCCTGGTCGGAAACCGGAAGCTCATGGCCGATCAGGGGATCGACCTGGGCGCCCTGGCCGCGGTCCGTGACGACCTGGCCGCAACGGGACGCACAGCGGTGCTCGCCGCCGTCGACGGACGCGCCGCAGCGGTCATCGCCCTCGCCGACGCCGCCCGGGACACCGCGGCCGCCGCCGTCACAGCACTCCATGAGGCCGGCATCGAAGTCGTCATGCTCACCGGTGACAACGAGGCAACCGCCCGGCGGATCGCTTCCCAGCTTGGCATCGACACCGTCATCGCCGAGGTGCTCCCGGGCGACAAATCCGCCAAGGTCGCAGAACTGCAACAGGCCGGGAAGAAAGTCGCCATGGTCGGCGACGGCGTCAACGACGCCCCGGCCCTGGCCCAGGCGGACCTCGGCATCGCCATCGGCGCCGGAACTGACGTGGCTATTGAAACCGCCGACGTCGTGCTGATGCGCTCCGATCCGCTCGACGTGCCGATCGCACTGCGGATCGGCAAGGGAACCCTGCGCAAAATGCGCCAGAACCTCGGCTGGGCCGTCGGCTATAACGCAATTGCCCTTCCGATCGCCGCCGGCGTCTTCGCATTCGCCGGAGTGGTGCTCAGCCCCGAGATCGCGGCGCTCTCGATGTCAGGCTCCAGCTTCCTGGTCGCCGTCAACGCCTTGCTCCTCAAGAGACTGCGGCTTCCCCGTCCGGGCCAGCCGGGAGCAGCCCCTGTCGCAGCATCCCGTCCGCTTGCCCCGGTTCCGGGCCGATAG
- a CDS encoding heavy-metal-associated domain-containing protein: MSDIYPTPSTPAAETSGCSCCAPAPTSGLQIGRPQKDTGSIVVTDYEVEGMTCAGCASGVTTQLKKVTGVTDVRVSLAPGKTSTVTVASRSQLSLDDVRGAVAKAGYSLHRS, encoded by the coding sequence GTGAGCGATATTTACCCCACCCCATCTACTCCCGCCGCCGAAACTTCCGGCTGCTCCTGCTGCGCTCCGGCACCGACGTCCGGGCTGCAGATCGGCCGCCCTCAAAAGGACACCGGCTCCATCGTCGTGACCGACTACGAGGTCGAGGGCATGACCTGCGCAGGGTGCGCCTCGGGAGTGACCACGCAGTTGAAAAAGGTCACCGGCGTCACGGATGTACGCGTTTCCCTGGCTCCGGGCAAGACATCCACGGTCACCGTCGCCAGCCGCTCACAACTGTCGCTGGACGATGTCAGAGGAGCCGTGGCAAAGGCCGGATACAGCCTGCACAGGAGCTAG
- a CDS encoding metal-sensitive transcriptional regulator, whose translation MSETTDATAALVAEHGYTSDKAAYLRRLKRIEGQVRGIARMVDEDAYCIDILTQVAAVNKALHAVSLGLLEDHIGHCVVNAAAESPEAGGAKVKEAADAIGRLLR comes from the coding sequence ATGAGCGAAACCACTGACGCCACCGCCGCTCTCGTAGCTGAGCACGGTTACACCTCAGACAAAGCCGCCTACCTGAGAAGGCTCAAGCGCATTGAAGGCCAGGTTCGGGGCATTGCCCGGATGGTCGATGAGGATGCGTACTGCATCGACATCCTGACCCAGGTCGCGGCCGTCAACAAGGCACTGCATGCAGTCAGTCTCGGACTGCTGGAAGACCACATCGGCCATTGCGTTGTCAACGCCGCGGCCGAGTCACCTGAGGCGGGCGGGGCGAAAGTCAAGGAAGCAGCAGACGCCATCGGACGCCTGCTGCGCTAG
- a CDS encoding heavy-metal-associated domain-containing protein has product MSVNTTVSISGMHCGHCVSSVSEELQELEGVQDVAVELNKDGISVATITSASELDPEEISEAIAEAGYTVVGGAY; this is encoded by the coding sequence ATGAGCGTCAACACCACCGTCAGCATCTCCGGCATGCACTGCGGCCACTGCGTATCCTCGGTCAGCGAAGAGCTCCAGGAACTTGAGGGCGTCCAGGACGTCGCCGTCGAACTGAACAAGGACGGCATTTCTGTAGCCACCATCACCTCAGCGTCCGAGCTTGACCCGGAAGAAATCAGCGAAGCCATCGCCGAAGCGGGTTACACAGTCGTCGGCGGAGCGTACTAG
- a CDS encoding cation-translocating P-type ATPase, translated as MTCASCVARVERKLGKLDGVHAVVNLPLESAQITVPESVTDQQILDTVTATGYSARLKAAPTARNLPDDGTEVAELSGDEPAAAAALRHRLLLAAALTLPALIISMIPAAQFPNWGWWAFALSLPVVTWAAWPFHRAAAVNARHLASTMDTLVSIGVGAAFLFSTWQLLADPALTEHPGMDMSAHALYFEVAAVVTTFLLLGRYLEANAKQKAGNALKALLNLGAKEATVIRDGAEVRMPADRLQPGDVFLVRPGEKIATDGFVVDGQSAVDTSLITGESLPVEVGVDDTVTGATINTNGRLLVKATRVGSETTLAQMGKLVSQAQSGKAPIARLADRISAVFVPIVLAIAAATFTIWMLSTGDQQSAFTAAVAVLVIACPCALGLATPTALLTGTGRGAQMGILIKGPQVLEDTRTVDTIVLDKTGTVTSGRLSVAGIHSFTGAGEEEILALAGAVETASEHPIAQAIARAANLNGPLLPVTGFESAPGGGVRGTVDGRQVVAGRAGWLQDNGIIVEDRHRAALQTREETGATVIWVAVDGLTAGIISLTDTVKDGSGAAIARLKALGLRPILLTGDNAAAAAIVAADVGIPARDVLAGVLPEGKVDAVRKLQAAGATVAMAGDGVNDAAALAQADLGIAMGSGTDVAIAAADLTVMGNDLDQVAQAIELSRRTLATIKTNLFWAFFYNAIGIPVAALGLLNPMIAGAAMAASSVLVVSNSLRLRRFDGRAVPDPAAHPPAALPVPVG; from the coding sequence ATGACCTGCGCCTCCTGCGTTGCGCGGGTTGAACGCAAACTCGGGAAACTCGATGGCGTCCACGCGGTCGTCAACCTGCCGCTGGAATCCGCCCAGATCACCGTGCCCGAATCAGTCACGGACCAGCAGATCCTCGACACTGTCACCGCCACCGGCTATTCGGCCCGGCTGAAGGCGGCTCCGACTGCCCGCAACCTGCCTGACGATGGTACCGAGGTGGCGGAACTCTCCGGGGACGAACCGGCGGCGGCCGCGGCACTGCGGCACCGGCTGCTGCTCGCCGCCGCCCTCACACTGCCGGCGCTCATCATTTCCATGATTCCGGCCGCGCAGTTCCCGAACTGGGGCTGGTGGGCATTTGCCCTCAGCCTGCCCGTCGTTACTTGGGCGGCCTGGCCCTTCCACCGCGCCGCCGCCGTCAACGCCCGCCACCTGGCCTCCACCATGGACACGCTGGTGTCCATCGGCGTGGGTGCAGCTTTCCTGTTTTCCACATGGCAACTGCTGGCCGATCCGGCCCTGACCGAACACCCGGGCATGGATATGAGCGCCCACGCCCTGTACTTCGAAGTGGCCGCCGTCGTCACAACGTTCCTGCTGCTGGGCAGGTATCTGGAGGCGAACGCGAAACAGAAGGCAGGAAATGCCCTGAAGGCGCTGCTCAATCTGGGAGCTAAGGAGGCCACGGTAATCCGCGACGGGGCCGAGGTCCGGATGCCGGCGGACCGGCTGCAGCCCGGAGATGTCTTCCTCGTCCGTCCGGGGGAAAAGATTGCCACCGACGGGTTCGTCGTGGACGGGCAAAGCGCGGTCGATACCTCGCTCATCACCGGTGAATCGCTGCCGGTAGAGGTCGGCGTGGACGACACCGTGACCGGGGCCACGATCAACACGAATGGCCGGCTACTGGTGAAGGCGACCCGCGTCGGGAGCGAAACAACGCTCGCCCAGATGGGCAAGCTGGTCAGCCAGGCACAAAGCGGAAAAGCCCCCATTGCCCGGCTGGCCGACCGGATCAGCGCCGTTTTCGTCCCGATTGTCCTCGCCATTGCCGCAGCCACCTTCACCATCTGGATGCTCTCCACCGGCGACCAGCAGTCCGCCTTTACCGCCGCTGTCGCGGTCCTGGTCATCGCCTGCCCCTGCGCGCTCGGCCTTGCCACCCCGACCGCCCTGCTGACCGGAACCGGCCGAGGCGCCCAAATGGGAATCCTGATCAAGGGCCCCCAAGTCCTCGAAGACACCCGCACGGTCGACACCATCGTGCTGGACAAAACCGGCACCGTGACCAGCGGGCGACTTTCTGTCGCGGGAATCCACAGCTTCACCGGCGCCGGCGAAGAGGAAATCCTGGCCCTGGCCGGTGCGGTCGAAACCGCCAGCGAGCATCCGATCGCCCAGGCTATCGCCCGCGCTGCCAACCTCAATGGACCGCTGCTGCCGGTGACCGGCTTTGAGAGCGCACCCGGCGGAGGCGTCCGGGGAACCGTCGACGGCCGCCAAGTGGTCGCCGGACGCGCCGGGTGGCTCCAGGACAACGGCATCATCGTGGAGGACCGCCATCGCGCGGCCCTGCAAACACGGGAGGAAACCGGCGCCACCGTCATCTGGGTCGCCGTCGACGGCCTGACCGCGGGAATCATCAGCCTCACCGACACAGTCAAGGACGGCTCCGGCGCGGCTATCGCCCGGCTCAAAGCGCTCGGACTCCGGCCCATCCTGCTGACTGGCGACAATGCCGCCGCCGCGGCGATCGTTGCCGCCGACGTGGGCATCCCGGCCCGGGATGTCCTTGCGGGTGTTCTGCCGGAAGGAAAAGTTGATGCGGTCCGGAAGCTGCAGGCAGCCGGGGCTACGGTGGCGATGGCGGGGGACGGCGTCAACGACGCAGCGGCCCTGGCGCAGGCTGATCTGGGCATAGCCATGGGCAGCGGGACGGACGTCGCGATCGCCGCGGCCGACCTGACGGTCATGGGAAACGACCTCGACCAGGTCGCCCAGGCGATCGAGCTGTCCCGCCGCACCCTGGCCACCATCAAGACCAACCTGTTCTGGGCTTTCTTCTACAACGCCATCGGGATCCCGGTCGCCGCTTTGGGGCTGCTGAATCCGATGATCGCAGGCGCCGCGATGGCCGCCAGTTCGGTCCTGGTCGTCAGCAATTCGCTGCGCCTGCGCCGCTTCGACGGGAGGGCGGTTCCGGATCCCGCAGCGCATCCGCCTGCCGCCCTGCCCGTTCCGGTCGGCTAA
- a CDS encoding DUF305 domain-containing protein produces MKKILTISATALAAAIALAGCSAGSSGGSMPGMNHGSSGTSSSSAPAAAADHNAADTMFTQGMIPHHTQAVEMSDMMLKKQGIDPKVTALATKIKADQGPEITTMTGWLKTWNEPSQMSGGHSMTGMMGEEDMGKLQTAQGTDAAKLFLTQMIAHHQGAVMMAKTEESGGKNTDAVALSKNIVVSQQAEIQEMKDLLGTL; encoded by the coding sequence ATGAAAAAAATTCTGACAATTTCAGCGACCGCCCTCGCAGCTGCCATCGCGCTGGCCGGATGCTCTGCCGGCTCCAGCGGCGGCAGCATGCCCGGCATGAACCATGGCAGCTCCGGAACTTCCTCAAGCTCCGCCCCGGCTGCCGCCGCGGACCACAACGCAGCCGACACCATGTTCACGCAGGGGATGATCCCCCACCACACACAGGCTGTGGAAATGAGCGACATGATGCTCAAGAAACAGGGCATCGACCCGAAAGTGACCGCCCTGGCCACGAAGATCAAAGCGGACCAGGGACCGGAGATCACCACCATGACCGGCTGGCTCAAGACCTGGAACGAGCCGAGCCAAATGTCCGGCGGCCACAGCATGACCGGCATGATGGGCGAGGAGGACATGGGTAAGCTCCAGACCGCCCAGGGCACCGACGCGGCCAAGTTGTTCCTGACCCAGATGATCGCCCACCATCAAGGGGCGGTCATGATGGCCAAGACTGAAGAATCAGGCGGCAAGAACACCGACGCCGTCGCTCTCAGCAAGAACATCGTGGTTTCCCAGCAAGCGGAAATCCAGGAAATGAAGGATCTGCTGGGCACCCTCTAG
- a CDS encoding F510_1955 family glycosylhydrolase yields MHFSLIPRLRFAVVAAAAASLVLTLSACAPATGPAVPTPPQNAANTLPSAHIHGLSVNGETGQVLLATHEGLYDVSKKPAVKVGPTNDLMGFAPAMDQGVFYASGHPGQGSSLPSPLGLIKTSDGGKTWEQLSRQNESDFHALTTTKSGIVAFDGALRTSTDGKTWKTVAAGFMPAVLAGNPYSDTVLATTQEGVQRSTDGGATWALDKSAPIIQFAAFASAKEAIGAAPDGTVYYSEDAGSTWKQTGKITGEVQAVAATEGTDGNPWIWAATSTGLVVSTDGGTTFRPSDAD; encoded by the coding sequence ATGCACTTTTCACTGATCCCGCGTCTGCGGTTCGCAGTCGTCGCCGCTGCGGCGGCCAGCCTTGTCCTGACCCTGTCTGCCTGCGCCCCGGCAACCGGCCCCGCCGTTCCAACCCCACCTCAAAACGCCGCGAACACCCTTCCCAGCGCCCACATCCACGGTCTGAGCGTTAACGGCGAAACCGGTCAGGTGCTCCTGGCCACCCACGAAGGCCTGTACGACGTGTCCAAAAAGCCGGCCGTCAAAGTCGGCCCCACCAACGACCTCATGGGGTTCGCCCCCGCCATGGACCAGGGCGTGTTCTATGCTTCGGGCCATCCGGGCCAAGGCTCGTCGCTGCCCAGCCCGCTGGGCCTGATCAAGACCAGCGACGGCGGCAAGACCTGGGAACAGCTCTCCCGGCAGAACGAATCCGACTTCCATGCGCTCACGACGACCAAGTCCGGGATTGTGGCCTTCGACGGAGCACTGCGCACCAGCACAGACGGCAAAACCTGGAAAACAGTCGCCGCCGGGTTCATGCCGGCAGTCCTGGCCGGGAATCCCTACAGCGACACCGTCCTTGCCACCACCCAGGAGGGCGTGCAGCGCTCGACTGACGGCGGTGCCACCTGGGCGCTGGACAAATCCGCCCCGATCATCCAGTTCGCCGCATTCGCCAGCGCCAAGGAAGCCATCGGCGCCGCACCCGACGGGACCGTCTACTATTCCGAGGACGCCGGCTCCACCTGGAAACAGACGGGCAAAATCACCGGCGAGGTCCAGGCCGTCGCCGCAACGGAAGGCACGGACGGGAACCCCTGGATCTGGGCCGCCACCTCCACGGGGCTGGTGGTTTCCACCGACGGCGGGACCACATTCCGGCCCTCTGACGCCGACTGA
- a CDS encoding cytochrome c biogenesis CcdA family protein yields MDIGGFFASTVTSGALVIAIPLAMAAGLVSFLSPCILPLVPGYLGYVSGLTDPTQPRNRRRVMAGVGLFVLGFAAVFTLYGAAFGAIGSWLLRWQDVLMRGLGVLVILMGAALLGFIPWLQQTRKITLGRRTGLAGAPLLGIVFGLGWTPCMGPTLSAVLSLSVTTASAGRGALLAFAYCLGLGIPFGLTAMGLNWVSTALAFVRRHIRVVNIAGASMLIILGVLMVSGLWVQWIYQLQNLSGTFLTPI; encoded by the coding sequence ATGGACATCGGCGGATTCTTCGCATCCACGGTGACCTCCGGGGCCCTGGTCATCGCCATTCCCTTGGCCATGGCGGCAGGGCTGGTGTCATTCCTTTCACCCTGCATCCTGCCCCTGGTGCCGGGCTACCTCGGGTATGTGTCCGGGCTGACCGACCCGACCCAGCCGCGCAACCGCCGCCGGGTCATGGCCGGGGTCGGTCTCTTCGTGCTCGGCTTCGCCGCCGTGTTCACGCTCTACGGGGCGGCGTTCGGAGCGATCGGATCGTGGCTCCTGCGCTGGCAGGATGTCCTGATGCGCGGCCTCGGCGTCCTTGTGATCCTGATGGGCGCGGCCCTGCTCGGATTCATCCCCTGGCTGCAGCAGACCCGCAAGATCACCCTTGGCCGCCGGACAGGGCTGGCCGGCGCACCGCTGCTGGGCATCGTCTTCGGACTCGGCTGGACCCCCTGCATGGGGCCGACGCTCAGCGCCGTCCTGTCCCTGAGCGTCACCACCGCCAGCGCGGGCCGCGGGGCGCTGCTGGCCTTCGCTTACTGCCTGGGCCTGGGCATCCCCTTCGGCCTGACCGCCATGGGCCTGAACTGGGTCAGCACCGCCCTGGCCTTCGTCCGTCGACACATCCGGGTGGTCAACATCGCCGGAGCCTCCATGCTGATCATCCTGGGCGTGCTCATGGTCAGCGGACTCTGGGTGCAGTGGATCTATCAGCTTCAGAACCTCTCCGGGACCTTCCTCACCCCCATCTGA